The following proteins are encoded in a genomic region of Dasypus novemcinctus isolate mDasNov1 chromosome 21, mDasNov1.1.hap2, whole genome shotgun sequence:
- the CLDN7 gene encoding claudin-7: MANSGLQLLGFSMALLGWVALVACTAIPQWQMSSYAGDNIITAQAMYKGLWMDCVTQSTGMMSCKMYDSVLALPAALQATRALMVVSLVLGCMAMLVATMGMKCTRCGGDDKVKKARIAMTGGIIFIVAGLAALIACSWYGHQIVTDFYNPLVPMNVKYEFGPAIFIGWAGSALTLLGGALLSCSCPRSEGKAAYPPPRSYSKPNSAKEYV, encoded by the exons ATGGCCAATTCGGGCCTGCAGTTGCTGGGCTTTTCCATGGCCCTGCTGGGCTGGGTGGCCCTGGTGGCGTGCACCGCCATCCCGCAGTGGCAGATGAGCTCGTATGCAGGCGACAACATCATCACGGCCCAGGCCATGTACAAGGGGCTGTGGATGGACTGCGTCACGCAGAGCACGGGCATGATGAGCTGCAAAATGTACGACTCGGTGCTCGCTTTGCCGG CGGCCTTGCAGGCCACTCGAGCCCTCATGGTGGTATCCCTGGTGCTGGGCTGCATGGCCATGTTGGTGGCCACGATGGGCATGAAGTGCACGCGCTGCGGGGGAGACGACAAAGTGAAGAAGGCCCGTATAGCCATGACCGGAGGCATCATTTTCATCGTGGCAG GCCTCGCTGCCCTTATAGCTTGCTCCTGGTATGGCCATCAGATTGTCACAGACTTCTATAACCCCTTGGTCCCCATGAATGTGAA GTACGAGTTTGGCCCTGCCATCTTTATTGGCTGGGCGGGGTCTGCGCTAACCCTGCTGGGGGGTGCCCTGCTCTCTTGCTCCTGTCCCCGGAGTGAGGGCAAAGCTGCGTACCCCCCACCGCGCTCCTACTCTAAGCCCAACTCTGCCAAGGAGTATGTGTAA
- the CTDNEP1 gene encoding CTD nuclear envelope phosphatase 1 isoform X2: MLSGSFHSNWGDKQLNKIIPSGVTSGKVIQYQTVRYDILPLSPVSRNRLGQVKRKILVLDLDETLIHSHHDGVLRPTVRPGTPPDFILKVVIDKHPVRFFVHKRPHVDFFLEVVSQWYELVVFTASMEIYGSAVADKLDNSRSILKRRYYRQHCTLELGSYIKDLSVVHSDLSSIVILDNSPGAYRSHPDNAIPIKSWFSDPSDTALLNLLPMLDALRFTADVRSVLSRNLHQHRLW; this comes from the exons ATGCTCTCAGGGAGTTTTCATTCTAACTGGGGAGACAAACAACTAAATAAGATAATTCCTAGcggtgtgacctcaggcaag GTAATTCAGTACCAAACTGTTCGGTATGATATCCTTCCTTTATCTCCTGTGTCTCGGAATCGGCTGG GCCAGGTGAAGAGGAAGATCCTGGTGCTGGATCTGGATGAAACACTTATCCACTCCCACCATGATGGGGTCCTGAGGCCCACGGTTCGGCCTGGAACACCTCCTGACTTCATCCTCAAG GTGGTAATAGACAAACATCCTGTCCGGTTTTTTGTACATAAGAGACCCCATGTGGATTTCTTCTTAGAAGTG GTGAGCCAGTGGTACGAGCTGGTGGTGTTCACAGCAAGCATGGAGATTTATGGCTCTGCTGTGGCAGACAAACTGGACAATAGCAGAAGCATTCTCAAGAGAAGATACTATAGACAG CACTGCACTTTGGAGTTGGGCAGTTACATCAAGGACCTCTCTGTGGTCCACAGTGACCTCTCTAGCATTGTGATCCTGGATAACTCCCCAGGGGCTTACAGGAGTCATCCAG ACAATGCCATCCCCATCAAGTCCTGGTTTAGTGACCCCAGTGACACAGCCCTTCTCAACCTGCTCCCAATGCTAGATGCCCTCAG GTTCACTGCTGATGTTCGTTCCGTGCTGAGCCGAAACCTTCACCAACACAGGCTCTGGTGA
- the CTDNEP1 gene encoding CTD nuclear envelope phosphatase 1 isoform X1: MMRTQCLLGLRTFVAFAAKLWSFFIYLLRRQIRTVIQYQTVRYDILPLSPVSRNRLGQVKRKILVLDLDETLIHSHHDGVLRPTVRPGTPPDFILKVVIDKHPVRFFVHKRPHVDFFLEVVSQWYELVVFTASMEIYGSAVADKLDNSRSILKRRYYRQHCTLELGSYIKDLSVVHSDLSSIVILDNSPGAYRSHPDNAIPIKSWFSDPSDTALLNLLPMLDALRFTADVRSVLSRNLHQHRLW, translated from the exons ATGATGCGGACGCAGTGTCTGCTGGGGCTGCGCACGTTCGTGGCCTTCGCCGCCAAGCTCTGGAGCTTCTTCATTTACCTTTTGCGGAGGCAGATCCGCACG GTAATTCAGTACCAAACTGTTCGGTATGATATCCTTCCTTTATCTCCTGTGTCTCGGAATCGGCTGG GCCAGGTGAAGAGGAAGATCCTGGTGCTGGATCTGGATGAAACACTTATCCACTCCCACCATGATGGGGTCCTGAGGCCCACGGTTCGGCCTGGAACACCTCCTGACTTCATCCTCAAG GTGGTAATAGACAAACATCCTGTCCGGTTTTTTGTACATAAGAGACCCCATGTGGATTTCTTCTTAGAAGTG GTGAGCCAGTGGTACGAGCTGGTGGTGTTCACAGCAAGCATGGAGATTTATGGCTCTGCTGTGGCAGACAAACTGGACAATAGCAGAAGCATTCTCAAGAGAAGATACTATAGACAG CACTGCACTTTGGAGTTGGGCAGTTACATCAAGGACCTCTCTGTGGTCCACAGTGACCTCTCTAGCATTGTGATCCTGGATAACTCCCCAGGGGCTTACAGGAGTCATCCAG ACAATGCCATCCCCATCAAGTCCTGGTTTAGTGACCCCAGTGACACAGCCCTTCTCAACCTGCTCCCAATGCTAGATGCCCTCAG GTTCACTGCTGATGTTCGTTCCGTGCTGAGCCGAAACCTTCACCAACACAGGCTCTGGTGA
- the ELP5 gene encoding elongator complex protein 5 isoform X1, whose amino-acid sequence MVGGIRTARPCHPRGAGLLSVTQSEGARAVAGGEPKMLESVLALGGLVLLRDCVEREGRSLLKALIKKSALCGEQVHILGCEVSEEEFREGFDSDVNSRLIYHDFFRDPLSWSKTGEALPGGPLGVLRTMGSRTGPGRVTIALDSLSWLLLHLPCTTLCQTLHALSHQGSCSDGHPPEDQMRVLGLVHEELHGPGPMGALSSLAQTEVTLGGVLGQTSAHILCRRPQQRPSHQTQWFSILPDFSLDLQGGPPLESQPHPVPHTSSVDPTAHLTFNLRLSKKEREAKDSLTLPFQFSSEKQQVLLRSGPSQASSHIFYEPDAYDDLDQEDPDDDLDI is encoded by the exons ATGGTGGGCGGAATCAGGACTGCCCGTCCCTGTCACCCCCGGGGGGCGGGGCTGCTTTCCGTGACGCAATCAGAGGGCGCCCGCGCAGTGGCGGGAGGCGAGCCGAAGATGTTGGAGTCGGTGTTGGCCCTTGGTGGCCTGGTGCTACTTCGAG ACTGCGTGGAGCGGGAGGGGCGCAGTCTCTTGAAGGCTCTTATCAAGAAATCTGCACTCTG TGGGGAGCAAGTCCACATCCTGGGCTGCGAAGTGAGCGAGGAAGAGTTTCGTGAAGGTTTTGACTCTGATGTCAACAGCCG gctgatttaccaTGACTTCTTCAGAGATCCTCTCAGCTGGTCAAAGACTGGGGAGGCCCTTCCTGGGGGGCCTCTGGGAGTCTTGAGAACCATGGGCAGCAGGACAGGTCCTGGTCGTGTCACTATTGCTCTCGATTCACTCAGCTGGTTGCTGCTTCACCTTCCTTGCACCACACTCTGCCAGACCCTGCATGCTCTGAGCCACCAGGGCTCCTGCTCTG ATGGCCATCCCCCAGAGGATCAGATGCGGGTGCTGGGCCTGGTACATGAAGAGCTTCATGGCCCAGGTCCCATGGGAGCCTTGAGCAGCCTTGCTCAGACAGAGGTGACCCTGGGTGGTGTGCTGGGCCAGACTTCAGCCCACATCCTTTGTCGGAGGCCCCAACAGCGCCCATCCCATCAG ACGCAGTGGTTTTCTATCCTGCCTGACTTCAGCCTGGATCTCCAAGGAGGGCCTCCCCTAGAGTCCCAGCCCCACCCAGTTCCTCACACATCCTCG GTGGACCCCACAGCTCATTTGACTTTTAACCTTCGCCTgtccaagaaagaaagagaagccaaagATAGCTTGACCCTGCCCTTCCAGTTCAGCTCTGAAAA ACAGCAGGTTCTCCTGCGTTCCGGGCCAAGCCAGGCTTCCAGCCATATCTTCTATGAACCAGATGCCTATGATGACCTGGACCAAGAAGACCCAGACGATGACCTAGATATTTGA
- the CTDNEP1 gene encoding CTD nuclear envelope phosphatase 1 isoform X3, translating to MMRTQCLLGLRTFVAFAAKLWSFFIYLLRRQIRTVIQYQTVRYDILPLSPVSRNRLGQVKRKILVLDLDETLIHSHHDGVLRPTVRPGTPPDFILKVVIDKHPVRFFVHKRPHVDFFLEVVSQWYELVVFTASMEIYGSAVADKLDNSRSILKRRYYRQHCTLELGSYIKDLSVVHSDLSSIVILDNSPGAYRSHPDNAIPIKSWFSDPSDTALLNLLPMLDALSI from the exons ATGATGCGGACGCAGTGTCTGCTGGGGCTGCGCACGTTCGTGGCCTTCGCCGCCAAGCTCTGGAGCTTCTTCATTTACCTTTTGCGGAGGCAGATCCGCACG GTAATTCAGTACCAAACTGTTCGGTATGATATCCTTCCTTTATCTCCTGTGTCTCGGAATCGGCTGG GCCAGGTGAAGAGGAAGATCCTGGTGCTGGATCTGGATGAAACACTTATCCACTCCCACCATGATGGGGTCCTGAGGCCCACGGTTCGGCCTGGAACACCTCCTGACTTCATCCTCAAG GTGGTAATAGACAAACATCCTGTCCGGTTTTTTGTACATAAGAGACCCCATGTGGATTTCTTCTTAGAAGTG GTGAGCCAGTGGTACGAGCTGGTGGTGTTCACAGCAAGCATGGAGATTTATGGCTCTGCTGTGGCAGACAAACTGGACAATAGCAGAAGCATTCTCAAGAGAAGATACTATAGACAG CACTGCACTTTGGAGTTGGGCAGTTACATCAAGGACCTCTCTGTGGTCCACAGTGACCTCTCTAGCATTGTGATCCTGGATAACTCCCCAGGGGCTTACAGGAGTCATCCAG ACAATGCCATCCCCATCAAGTCCTGGTTTAGTGACCCCAGTGACACAGCCCTTCTCAACCTGCTCCCAATGCTAGATGCCCTCAG catttga
- the ELP5 gene encoding elongator complex protein 5 isoform X2, whose amino-acid sequence MVGGIRTARPCHPRGAGLLSVTQSEGARAVAGGEPKMLESVLALGGLVLLRDCVEREGRSLLKALIKKSALCGEQVHILGCEVSEEEFREGFDSDVNSRLIYHDFFRDPLSWSKTGEALPGGPLGVLRTMGSRTDGHPPEDQMRVLGLVHEELHGPGPMGALSSLAQTEVTLGGVLGQTSAHILCRRPQQRPSHQTQWFSILPDFSLDLQGGPPLESQPHPVPHTSSVDPTAHLTFNLRLSKKEREAKDSLTLPFQFSSEKQQVLLRSGPSQASSHIFYEPDAYDDLDQEDPDDDLDI is encoded by the exons ATGGTGGGCGGAATCAGGACTGCCCGTCCCTGTCACCCCCGGGGGGCGGGGCTGCTTTCCGTGACGCAATCAGAGGGCGCCCGCGCAGTGGCGGGAGGCGAGCCGAAGATGTTGGAGTCGGTGTTGGCCCTTGGTGGCCTGGTGCTACTTCGAG ACTGCGTGGAGCGGGAGGGGCGCAGTCTCTTGAAGGCTCTTATCAAGAAATCTGCACTCTG TGGGGAGCAAGTCCACATCCTGGGCTGCGAAGTGAGCGAGGAAGAGTTTCGTGAAGGTTTTGACTCTGATGTCAACAGCCG gctgatttaccaTGACTTCTTCAGAGATCCTCTCAGCTGGTCAAAGACTGGGGAGGCCCTTCCTGGGGGGCCTCTGGGAGTCTTGAGAACCATGGGCAGCAGGACAG ATGGCCATCCCCCAGAGGATCAGATGCGGGTGCTGGGCCTGGTACATGAAGAGCTTCATGGCCCAGGTCCCATGGGAGCCTTGAGCAGCCTTGCTCAGACAGAGGTGACCCTGGGTGGTGTGCTGGGCCAGACTTCAGCCCACATCCTTTGTCGGAGGCCCCAACAGCGCCCATCCCATCAG ACGCAGTGGTTTTCTATCCTGCCTGACTTCAGCCTGGATCTCCAAGGAGGGCCTCCCCTAGAGTCCCAGCCCCACCCAGTTCCTCACACATCCTCG GTGGACCCCACAGCTCATTTGACTTTTAACCTTCGCCTgtccaagaaagaaagagaagccaaagATAGCTTGACCCTGCCCTTCCAGTTCAGCTCTGAAAA ACAGCAGGTTCTCCTGCGTTCCGGGCCAAGCCAGGCTTCCAGCCATATCTTCTATGAACCAGATGCCTATGATGACCTGGACCAAGAAGACCCAGACGATGACCTAGATATTTGA
- the ELP5 gene encoding elongator complex protein 5 isoform X3 has protein sequence MVGGIRTARPCHPRGAGLLSVTQSEGARAVAGGEPKMLESVLALGGLVLLRDCVEREGRSLLKALIKKSALCGEQVHILGCEVSEEEFREGFDSDVNSRLIYHDFFRDPLSWSKTGEALPGGPLGVLRTMGSRTGPGRVTIALDSLSWLLLHLPCTTLCQTLHALSHQGSCSDGHPPEDQMRVLGLVHEELHGPGPMGALSSLAQTEVTLGGVLGQTSAHILCRRPQQRPSHQTQWFSILPDFSLDLQGGPPLESQPHPVPHTSSTAGSPAFRAKPGFQPYLL, from the exons ATGGTGGGCGGAATCAGGACTGCCCGTCCCTGTCACCCCCGGGGGGCGGGGCTGCTTTCCGTGACGCAATCAGAGGGCGCCCGCGCAGTGGCGGGAGGCGAGCCGAAGATGTTGGAGTCGGTGTTGGCCCTTGGTGGCCTGGTGCTACTTCGAG ACTGCGTGGAGCGGGAGGGGCGCAGTCTCTTGAAGGCTCTTATCAAGAAATCTGCACTCTG TGGGGAGCAAGTCCACATCCTGGGCTGCGAAGTGAGCGAGGAAGAGTTTCGTGAAGGTTTTGACTCTGATGTCAACAGCCG gctgatttaccaTGACTTCTTCAGAGATCCTCTCAGCTGGTCAAAGACTGGGGAGGCCCTTCCTGGGGGGCCTCTGGGAGTCTTGAGAACCATGGGCAGCAGGACAGGTCCTGGTCGTGTCACTATTGCTCTCGATTCACTCAGCTGGTTGCTGCTTCACCTTCCTTGCACCACACTCTGCCAGACCCTGCATGCTCTGAGCCACCAGGGCTCCTGCTCTG ATGGCCATCCCCCAGAGGATCAGATGCGGGTGCTGGGCCTGGTACATGAAGAGCTTCATGGCCCAGGTCCCATGGGAGCCTTGAGCAGCCTTGCTCAGACAGAGGTGACCCTGGGTGGTGTGCTGGGCCAGACTTCAGCCCACATCCTTTGTCGGAGGCCCCAACAGCGCCCATCCCATCAG ACGCAGTGGTTTTCTATCCTGCCTGACTTCAGCCTGGATCTCCAAGGAGGGCCTCCCCTAGAGTCCCAGCCCCACCCAGTTCCTCACACATCCTCG ACAGCAGGTTCTCCTGCGTTCCGGGCCAAGCCAGGCTTCCAGCCATATCTTCTATGA